Proteins co-encoded in one Saprospira grandis genomic window:
- a CDS encoding T9SS type A sorting domain-containing protein yields MLKQFLFTFLLLFSAYGLFAQTTDLGMPKSWNQKITALQAAPVYNMPTFDLEEQQRIDAINEAEKIGPWRFGYEFAVNYGLEQGGVWTNLPNGDRIWRIAFRSEGALSMNLIFDDYLLPEGAHVQLYSLDRKARLGAYTAKNNHPDRMLGTSLLQGESIVIEYFEPAAVAGEGKLHIGTLVHGYRDVRPYAEELVKGLNGSSDCNIDVNCPLGNNWRNQINSVGIMMSGGSGFCTGALINNTAQDGTPYFLTANHCMNGSPATWVFRFNWESPNAVCAQAQNSTDPGAPYNEVNGATLRASDAGTDFALLELSTLPAAPYYLAGWDRSSTGANGAICVHHPSGDVKKISKENQSLTASTSFGNADTWQVANWDEGTTEPGSSGSPLFNLNGLIIGQLYGGGAACSGLVNNGSADYYGRFDISWDGAGASSSRLKDWLDPNNSNVQTLTGFGPGATGPVANDAGLNTDPAITGVICGASSISPSIEIYNGGSSTLTSATILYNMNGGSNQSYSWSGNLASNSSETVNLPSLNISAAGPQTFSATVTVPNGQVDSNSVNDVISADFYAITQPVTFQLDLKTDCYATETSWEVRDANGVLLYSKASYTGNTPTLYSEPLCLQADDCYDFTIFDSFGDGLEGTLYNCAEDGDYHIISPQNDTVVNMASAAFGSSSTDNFCASLASSVQETSLLRNLQLYPNPSKGQLQLELSLEAAQDVRLALYNSLGQMVWQQSYGELIEQNIQLDFSEFAAGAYYLQIQLPSEQLGQKIILQD; encoded by the coding sequence ATGTTAAAACAATTTTTATTCACCTTCCTGCTGCTATTTTCGGCCTACGGCCTATTTGCGCAAACCACGGATTTGGGCATGCCCAAGAGCTGGAACCAAAAGATAACGGCTTTGCAGGCTGCGCCTGTATATAATATGCCTACTTTTGATCTGGAAGAGCAACAAAGAATTGACGCCATCAATGAGGCCGAGAAAATTGGTCCCTGGCGCTTTGGTTATGAGTTTGCCGTAAATTATGGCCTAGAACAAGGGGGTGTTTGGACCAACTTGCCCAATGGCGACCGCATTTGGCGCATTGCTTTCCGCTCTGAAGGAGCGTTGAGCATGAACCTCATCTTTGACGATTATTTGCTTCCTGAAGGGGCTCATGTGCAGCTCTATAGCCTAGATCGCAAAGCCCGCCTAGGGGCCTATACGGCCAAAAACAACCATCCCGACCGTATGCTAGGGACTAGCCTGCTCCAAGGAGAGTCTATTGTGATTGAGTATTTTGAGCCAGCGGCTGTAGCTGGAGAGGGAAAACTGCATATTGGTACCCTAGTGCATGGCTACCGCGATGTTCGTCCCTATGCAGAAGAATTGGTTAAGGGCCTAAATGGTTCAAGCGATTGTAATATTGACGTAAACTGTCCCTTGGGCAACAACTGGCGCAACCAGATCAACTCGGTGGGCATCATGATGTCTGGCGGTTCTGGTTTCTGTACTGGGGCCCTCATCAATAACACGGCTCAGGATGGTACGCCTTATTTTTTGACCGCCAACCACTGTATGAATGGTAGTCCCGCTACTTGGGTGTTCCGCTTCAATTGGGAAAGCCCCAATGCCGTTTGTGCCCAAGCGCAGAACAGTACCGATCCTGGCGCCCCCTACAATGAGGTGAACGGCGCTACCCTTAGAGCGAGCGATGCAGGGACCGATTTTGCCCTACTCGAATTGAGCACACTACCCGCCGCCCCCTATTATTTGGCCGGTTGGGACCGCAGCAGCACTGGCGCAAATGGCGCGATCTGCGTGCACCACCCTAGCGGAGATGTAAAGAAAATTTCTAAGGAAAACCAAAGCCTAACCGCCTCTACTTCTTTTGGTAATGCCGACACTTGGCAGGTGGCCAACTGGGATGAAGGAACAACCGAACCGGGTTCTTCTGGCTCTCCCCTATTCAACCTCAACGGACTAATTATTGGCCAACTTTATGGTGGTGGAGCCGCCTGCTCTGGCCTTGTCAATAATGGTTCTGCCGATTATTATGGCCGCTTTGATATCTCTTGGGATGGCGCCGGCGCTAGCAGCAGCCGCCTCAAAGATTGGTTGGACCCCAACAATAGTAATGTGCAAACCCTAACGGGCTTTGGCCCCGGTGCTACTGGCCCTGTAGCCAATGATGCCGGCCTAAATACGGACCCTGCCATCACGGGCGTTATCTGTGGCGCAAGCAGCATTAGTCCCAGCATCGAGATTTATAATGGCGGGAGCAGTACACTTACTTCTGCCACCATTCTCTACAATATGAATGGAGGCAGCAACCAGTCTTATAGCTGGAGCGGCAACCTAGCTAGCAATAGCAGCGAAACGGTCAATCTTCCTAGCCTTAACATTAGCGCAGCTGGTCCACAAACCTTTAGCGCTACTGTAACGGTACCCAATGGCCAAGTAGATTCTAATAGCGTTAATGATGTGATCAGCGCCGACTTCTACGCCATTACGCAGCCTGTTACTTTTCAGTTAGATCTCAAAACAGATTGCTATGCCACGGAAACCTCTTGGGAAGTACGCGATGCCAATGGCGTTTTGCTCTATAGCAAGGCTAGCTATACTGGCAATACCCCCACGCTTTACTCGGAGCCCCTCTGTCTACAAGCCGATGATTGCTATGACTTTACGATCTTTGATAGCTTTGGAGATGGCCTAGAAGGTACGCTCTACAACTGTGCAGAAGATGGCGATTATCATATTATTTCGCCTCAAAATGATACCGTGGTCAATATGGCTTCTGCCGCTTTTGGTAGCAGCAGCACAGATAATTTCTGCGCATCTTTGGCCTCTTCGGTCCAAGAAACTAGCCTTTTGCGCAACCTACAGCTCTACCCCAACCCCAGCAAGGGGCAGCTACAGCTAGAGCTTAGCCTAGA
- a CDS encoding CHAT domain-containing protein — protein MDSLAQALYFSGDCKGAEQEYLRLLETVKLEEQPAVYQDIIISLAGVYACLFEYQKAKQLYFEARSLVASQANGTASAPYLTILDGLAGVHHQMGDLLSAELYYKEYLERELRRGEPKSFNRSIGLNNISLVYYDQEKWDQAIKNYQEAIDIMKFHKDPYHSLPLYYLNLGRAYHGKKDLENTRKYFLLALESDSLAYEKSNPYSFYFSILYNLSYLELELGQRDKALGYVRRCLKENCQLPNLSEKLDENWKAAILNADYISEVPVWDALWAYYDILAGQDPQGQLLIAQTAMAMQNRYLLRFEDENDLYTALDYKGEWADLGLRAAAAAYAEKKSAQPFQQGLYFAEEGLAALLRSKLRKNEQLSLLQLPADWAKKEEDLRQAQKAAKLALLEADRAEEAAAQKAYNQAQIAYSQFQDELREQFPDYHQLNYSEASISVEAIQNVLGPKRSMFIFLQSDSAAYRMELSQQRLSLVRLPIMQDSLDQQIMSLRKMLSNYNSLKQQDIADFKAQAHALYQFLFPKEMPAQGQELIFINEGSFALLPFEVLLMDQKGEDFEQLSYLVRNYPISYSYSAELWVQAEQAYRSSVQKLFWSMAANYEGSSFSPLPSADLEAEKLAQLMGGDYSAGAKESEFKQGAKNYRILHLAMHGLLNDHNPMLSAMAFSANSEEDGLLQAHEIAELDLGAELVVLSACQTGEGKLQTGEGSLSLARAFRYAGTPSLLMSLWQVNDQSTAYIMEAYYKNLQSGMTKAMALQQAKITYLDNSKGWSAHPAFWAAFVQLGQTQPLQSGSNWVLWLWTLAVPASLLLAYYFLFYKRGNREEAA, from the coding sequence GTGGATAGCCTGGCCCAAGCCCTATACTTTAGTGGCGACTGTAAGGGCGCCGAGCAGGAATACCTCCGCCTGCTAGAAACTGTTAAGTTGGAAGAGCAGCCGGCAGTTTATCAAGACATTATCATCAGCTTAGCCGGCGTATACGCCTGCCTATTTGAGTACCAAAAAGCTAAGCAGCTCTATTTTGAGGCCCGCAGTTTGGTGGCTAGCCAAGCCAACGGAACGGCCTCGGCCCCCTATTTAACTATTTTAGATGGCCTAGCTGGAGTGCACCACCAAATGGGCGACCTCCTTTCAGCAGAGCTTTATTATAAGGAGTACCTCGAGCGAGAACTCCGAAGAGGCGAACCCAAGAGCTTTAATCGTTCTATTGGACTCAATAATATTTCCTTGGTTTATTATGATCAGGAAAAATGGGATCAGGCGATTAAAAATTACCAAGAGGCTATTGATATCATGAAGTTTCACAAAGATCCTTATCATAGTTTGCCCTTGTATTATCTCAATTTAGGACGGGCCTATCATGGCAAAAAGGATCTGGAAAATACCCGCAAATATTTCCTTTTGGCCCTAGAAAGTGACAGCTTGGCCTATGAGAAGTCTAACCCTTACTCTTTCTACTTTTCTATTCTCTACAACTTATCTTATCTGGAGTTGGAGTTGGGCCAAAGAGATAAGGCCCTAGGCTATGTTCGCCGTTGCTTAAAAGAAAACTGCCAGCTGCCCAACCTAAGCGAAAAACTAGATGAAAACTGGAAAGCCGCCATCTTGAATGCCGATTATATTTCTGAAGTCCCAGTTTGGGATGCACTTTGGGCCTATTATGATATTTTGGCGGGCCAAGACCCTCAAGGGCAATTACTTATTGCGCAAACGGCCATGGCCATGCAAAACCGCTACTTATTGCGCTTTGAGGATGAAAATGATCTTTATACGGCCCTAGACTATAAGGGAGAATGGGCCGATTTGGGCCTAAGGGCTGCGGCTGCAGCCTATGCCGAGAAGAAGTCGGCCCAACCTTTTCAGCAAGGGCTATATTTTGCCGAAGAAGGCTTGGCGGCCCTTTTGCGCAGCAAGCTGCGCAAAAATGAGCAGCTCAGTCTGCTACAACTCCCTGCAGATTGGGCCAAAAAAGAAGAAGACTTGCGGCAGGCACAAAAAGCGGCCAAACTGGCCCTCCTAGAGGCCGATAGAGCGGAGGAAGCGGCTGCGCAAAAAGCGTATAATCAGGCGCAGATCGCCTACAGCCAATTTCAGGATGAGCTGAGAGAACAATTTCCCGACTACCATCAGCTCAACTATAGCGAGGCCAGCATTTCGGTAGAGGCCATACAAAATGTATTGGGACCAAAAAGAAGCATGTTCATCTTTTTGCAATCAGATTCGGCAGCATACCGGATGGAGTTGAGCCAGCAGCGCCTTTCTTTGGTCCGCTTGCCAATCATGCAAGATAGTTTGGACCAACAGATCATGTCTTTGCGCAAAATGCTAAGCAATTATAATAGCTTAAAGCAGCAAGACATTGCCGATTTTAAGGCGCAGGCTCATGCGCTGTATCAGTTTTTGTTTCCCAAAGAGATGCCTGCTCAGGGGCAGGAGTTAATCTTTATCAATGAGGGGAGTTTTGCCTTATTGCCCTTTGAGGTGCTTTTAATGGACCAAAAAGGGGAGGACTTTGAGCAGCTATCTTATTTGGTCCGCAATTACCCCATTAGTTATAGTTATTCGGCAGAGTTGTGGGTACAGGCCGAGCAGGCCTACCGCTCTTCTGTCCAAAAGCTATTTTGGTCTATGGCGGCCAACTATGAGGGCAGTAGTTTTTCTCCCTTACCCTCTGCGGATTTGGAGGCCGAAAAGCTGGCCCAACTGATGGGCGGCGACTATAGTGCGGGGGCCAAAGAAAGTGAATTTAAGCAGGGTGCCAAAAACTATCGGATTTTGCATTTGGCCATGCATGGTTTGCTCAATGACCATAACCCTATGTTGTCGGCCATGGCTTTTAGTGCTAACTCGGAAGAGGATGGTTTATTGCAGGCCCATGAAATTGCGGAACTAGATTTAGGGGCCGAGTTAGTGGTGCTTTCTGCTTGTCAGACAGGCGAGGGAAAATTGCAAACTGGCGAGGGGAGTTTATCTTTGGCTCGGGCATTTCGTTATGCGGGCACCCCTTCCTTGCTGATGAGTTTGTGGCAGGTGAATGATCAGAGCACGGCATATATTATGGAGGCCTACTACAAGAACTTGCAGTCGGGCATGACAAAAGCCATGGCTTTGCAGCAGGCCAAAATAACCTATTTGGACAACAGCAAGGGCTGGTCTGCTCATCCCGCTTTTTGGGCGGCTTTTGTGCAATTGGGCCAAACGCAGCCCTTGCAGTCGGGTAGCAATTGGGTATTGTGGCTATGGACCTTAGCGGTACCCGCTAGTTTATTATTGGCCTACTACTTTTTGTTTTACAAAAGAGGAAATCGAGAAGAGGCGGCTTAA